The Desulfuromonadales bacterium genome includes the window GCATGCTGCCCTGCGCCAGGCCTACGGCCTTCTGTTCGGGCAGAAGGAGCTGCCGCAGTTTCGCCTCGAGGCGGCCGACTTCCTGCTGACCCTCGGCACCGACCTGCTGGAAGCCTTTGTCAGCCCGGTCGACTTCGCCCGGCAGATCGCCGTCCGCAAGGGGAAAAGCGGTTTCCGCTGGGTCCATGCCGAGCCCCACCTCTCGCTGACCGGGGTGAATGCCGACATGCGGCTGGTGCTGCGCCCGGGGAGCGAGTCGGCCCTGCTGCTCTGGCTGCTGCACCGTTTTGCGGTCGCCGGGCCGCGCCGCCCGTTGCCGGCCGAAGTCCTGGCGGCCCTGCCTGATCTCCCGACCGGCGACGCGGTGCGGCTGACCGGGTTGACGGAAGACCAGTTGGCGCACCTGGCCGAAGGAATGAACCGAGCCGCCTCGCCGCTCGTGCTGGCCGGCGGCATAGCCACTGCCGGCGAGGGGGGGCTGGCAACGGCCGTCCTGGCCGGGCTGCTCCAGTGGGCCGGCGGCTCGCTCGGCTCGACGGTCGATTTCGCCCGGGCGGAAAATTACGCCGGAGTCGGCTCTTTGCTGGATCTGGAGCGGCTGGCGAAGCGGCTGCAGCAACAGGAAATCGGCGTATTCTTCGTCGCCCGGACCAACCCGGTCTTCCACGCGCCTGCCACCCTGGCCTTCGCCGAGCGGCTCAAGAGCGCGGCCTTGCGGGTGGGTTTGACCGATGTTCTCGACGAAACCGCCCGCGAACTCGATCTGCTCCTGCCCCTCTCGCACTCGCAGGAATCGTGGGGGGATGCCGAACCGCGCCGGGGGGTGCGGACCCTGGTCCGCCCAGCGGTCGCTCCCCTGCACGACACCCGCAGCGAGGGGGATGTGCTGCTCGGCCTGCGCCGAAGCTCTGGAGAGAGCGTTGCGGAGAGCTACCAGGATCATCTCTTCGAGGAGTGGCGCCGCCGCTTCAGCCGCCAGGATCTGGAATCCTTTGCCGTCCGCGGATTCGTGGAAGAGGCGGTGCCGCCGGTCGAGGTTCGCCTTGCCACCGCCGCCGTGGCCGTTTTTCTGCAGCAGTTGACGCTGCCCGCAGCCGCAACCGGGCCGGTCCTGATCGTCGTCCCCTCCATCCGCCGCTTCGACGGGCGCAGCCGGCCGCTCGCGCTGCTCGCCGAGATTCCCGATCCCCTGACGACGATCACCTACGGCGGCTGGGTTTCCATTTCCGCCGAGGATGCCCGGCGGCTGGGTGTCGGGGACGGGGACGAACTCCGCCTCAGCGCCGGCGAGTGGTCGGCGGTCTTGCCGGCGAAGCTCCAGCCGGGATTAGCGGTGGGCGTCTTCGTCGTGCAGCGGGATCTGCTGGAGCCGGCGCCTCCCGGCTTCGATCCCCGGACGGGCGAGGCCGCTGCGAGCCTGGGAATTCGCATCGAGAAAACGGGGGGACGACAGAAGCTGCCGATCCTTGCCGGCTCCCCCTCCCAGCATGGCCGGGGGCTCATCCCCGACCCGGTGCATCGGCAGGAGGAGCACAAGCACATCAGTCTCTACCCGGAACATGCCCATGCCGGGCACCGCTGGGCGATGGTCATCGACCTCTCCCTCTGTATCGGCTGCGCCGCCTGCGTCGCCGCCTGCTACGTGGAGAACAACGTGCCGGTGGTCGGTCGCGAGGATCACCTGCATGGCCGGGAGATGTCGTGGCTGCGCATCGAGCCGTTCTACGACGAAAGCGGGCACCCCGAGTTCCTCCCCATGCTCTGCCAGCACTGCCATTACGCTCCCTGCGAACCGGTCTGCCCGGTCTACGCCGCCTACCACAACCCGGAGGGGCTGAACGTTCAGGTCTACAACCGCTGCATCGGCACGCGCTACTGTTCCCACAACTGCCCGTACAAGGTGCGCCGCTTCAACTGGTGGACGCACCGCCCGGCCGAGCCGCTCGAGAGGATGCGCAACCCCGACCTCTCGGCACGCACCCGGGGGATGATGGAAAAGTGTACTTTTTGCGTCCAGCGCATCCGCGCGGCCAAGGACAGGGCGAAGGACGACGGCCGTCCGGTCCGGGACGGCGAAGTGGTGACCGCCTGCGCCCAGAGCTGTCCGACCGGCGCCATCGTCTTCGGCGACCTGAACGATGCGGCTTCCCGGGTCGCCGCTCTGGCGCAGTCAGAGCGGGCCTATCGGGTTTTCGAGCAGTTGGGTACCGAGCCGTCGGTCCGGTATCTGAAAAAGGGATGAGGGATGAGGGATGAGGCGACCGAAATAAGCGCTTCCGGGCGGCTGGAGACGGATGTCCTGGCAGGCATGCGCCGGCCGGGCCTGCGCTACCTGGCGGCGGTGGGCCTGTGCGCCCTGCTCGCGTTGATGCTCTTTGCCCTCTGGGGAGGGATGGCCTTGACGGGGATGGGGCTCTCCGGCAAGAACAACCCGGTGGGTTGGGCGATGCTGATCACCAACTTCGTCTTCTGGGTCGGGATCGCCCACTCGGGAACCCTCATTTCGGCCGTCCTCTTCCTCTTCCGCGCCCGCTTCCGCACCAGCTTCAACCGCAGCGCCGAGGCGATGACCATCTTCGCCCTGATGGTGGCCGGGCTCTTCCCCCTGATCCACCTCGGCCGGGTCTGGGTCTTCTACTTCCTCCTGCCGTACCCGAGCGAGCGACTGATCTGGCCCAACTTCCGCTCCCCCCTGGTCTGGGACGTCTTCGCCGTCACCACCTACATGATCGTCAGCATTGTCTTCTTCTACGTCGGCATGATCCCCGATCTGGCCATCGCCCGTCGCCGCCTCCCCGGCCTGCCCGGGAAAATCTACGGCCTGCTCTCCCTCGGCTGGCAAGGGACCCTGCGCCAGTGGCGCCACTACGGCCGGCTCTACCTCTTCCTGGCCGCCTTCGCCACGCCGCTGGTCGCTTCGGTTCACTCCATCGTCTCCTGGGACTTCGCCGTCAGCATCGTCCCGGGCTGGCACACCACCATCTTCGCCCCCTACTTCGTCGCCGGGGCGATCTTCTCCGGCACTGCCATGGTGCTCACTCTGACCATCCCGATGCGCCGCCTGCTGCATCTGGAGCCGTACATCACCGTCGACCACTTCGAGGCGATCGCCAAAATCCTCCTCTTCACCTCGCTGATCATTACCTATACCTATATCGTCGAGCATGGTCTGGCCTTTTACGGCCACAACCCCTTCGAGCGCGACCAGTATCTGTACCGCATGTTTGGGGATTACCGGCTGCTGTTCGCCATCATGATCGTCTGCAACTCCCTGCTGCCGCTGACCCTGTTCGTGCGGCGGCTGCGGCGAAGCCTCCCCTGGCTCCTCGTCCTGGGCGTCCTGGTCAACATCGGGATGTGGCTGGAGCGCTTCGTCATCATCGTCGCCTCCCTCGCCCACGACTATGACCCGTACGCCTGGGGGACCTACAACTTCTCCTGGGTGGAGTTCGGTATCAGTGTCGGCTCCTTCGGCCTGTTTTTCCTGCTCTTTCTCCTCTTTGCCCGCTTGCTGCCGGTCCTCGCCGTGACCGAGATCAAGGAGCATTCGTGATGGCGCGCTTCGTCTGCGAGAGTCGGGAGGAGTTTCTGGAGCGGCTGCGGGGGCTGGTGGACGCCGGCGCCGACCCGCAAACCATCCACGTCCGGATGCCCTTCTACGTCCCCGAAGCCATGCAGATTCTGGGCGAACGCCCCGACCGGCTGCGCTTCTTCCCCCTTGTCGGCGGCATCGCCGGCTTCGGCAGCGGACTGGCCCTCACCATCTACTCGGTCCTCAGCTGGCCGATTATCGTCGGCGGCAAGCCGATCGTTTCCCTGCCGCCGTTTCTGCTCATCGGCTATCTGCTGACCATCCTCTTCGGCGCAGTCGGTTCCTTTGCCGGCTTCCTTCTGCTGGCCCGGTTGCCGAGCGGGCGGGGTCTGGCTGCGGATGGCGAGTTCCCGGAGCGCTTCATCATCATCGTCGAGACAGGGGAGGGGGAATGACTACGGTCACGATGAGCCGGGGGACTTTCCCGTTCTATCTTTTGGTGCTGGTCGTTGCCCTTGCCTTCTTCGAATATGGCGGCCTGGTTGCCGGCGAGGGGGCGCTGTTGCTGACCCTGGTCTTCTGGACCGCCCTGCTGCAGGGGGTCATCGCCGCGGCGGCGGTGGCCGACCTGGTGGGCGCCCGGTGGATTACCCTCCTGCGCCGGCAAATCCTGGCCGCCTACCCGCTGCTGCTGGTCTCCCCCCTCCTGCTCATACTGCTGGTGCCCAGACTCGATCTCTATCCGTGGGCCGCTACTCCCGGACAGTGGCTGAACGCCCCGTTCTTCCTCCTACGAAACCTGGCGCTGCTGCTGGCCGTCTACGGCACGGGCCGCCTGTACGCCCGGCGCTCCCTGCGCGGCGACCCGCGAACGCCTGCCAGTGCGGTCATCTACCTCTTCGCCTTCGTCACTTCCCAGACCCTGGTCGCTTTCGACTGGGTCATGTCCCTCGAATATCCGTGGATCAGTACCCTCTTCGGTGCCTATTTCTTCGTCGAGGCCCTCTACGCCGGCCTGGCGCTGGCGGGAATCCTCTGCTTCCTCCTGCCGCTGCGACAGCGGGAAGGGCTCGCGGCGGCAGAAGTAAGGCCGCTGCGGGACATCGGTCTGCTCCTGTTCGGTTTCAGCGTTCTCTGGGGCGGCCTCTTCTTTGCCCAGTATCTCCTGCTCTGGTACGGCAACCTCCCCGAAGAGGTTCAGTTCATCGCCCGGCGCCTGGAGAGTTTCCCCCTGCGCGCGCTCAGCGTTTTCTTCCTGACCGCCAATTTCCTGGCCCCCTTCCTGGGGCTGCTCGGCCGGCGCGCCAAGCGCAGCGACCGGGTCGTCGGCGCCGTGGCGGCGTTGGTGCTGACGGGGCTTTTTGCCGAGCGACTGTTCTTCATACTCCCGGTAGCGCCCATGCCTGTCGGCATTCTGCTGGTGGAAAATATCCTGTTTTTTGCCTTCTGGCTGCTGACCGTGCATAGCCGGGAGCAGCTGCTGCCGACGGCGACAGAGCGTTCGATAGATTAGGGGAGTAGGCGGGAAAATGTGGAAATTTGCCGTTGCATTCACCCGGGAGATGGGGTATATAAGCAGTCCGTGCGCGATTAGCTCAGCTGGATAGAGCGCTGCCCTCCGGAGGCAGAGGTCACAAGTTCGAATCTTGTATCGCGCGCCACTGAAAAATCAAGGGCCGGCCAGAAATGGCCGGCCCTTTTTCTGTGCAACTCGCCATCGCCGACGTCACTAGGCATTGCGCAGTGCCCGCCTTGCCAGCCCCCTTCCCGGTGCTAGAATGGGAACAGTCTCATGCTGACGACGGGGGCGCCATGCGAAGCTGGGCCTTTCAGGCAGGATTCGAAGATCGTCTGCTGCAGTCTCTCCGGGGTGATTACCGGGTACTGGCCCCGGTGCGGGGGACGGACGGGGTCGTACGGCTGCAGCCGGTGCGCAGCTGGGCGGAGCTGTCGCCGGCGGGCCTGCCACTCATTCCGCTGAAAAAGGTCGTCTTCCCTCCCCACGATGTGCTCTGGACCCTGATGGAGTATGAGTACCGGGAGCCGGCGCCGTCGTCGGTGCCGGTGGCCCTGGTCGGCATCGCCCCCTGTGACCTCTACGCCCTCGCCTATCTTGATCTCGTCTTCGCCGATGATCCCCATTACCAGCGTCGCCGGCAGAACCTGCTGCTGATCGGCAGCAACTGCCGACCCACCCCGGAATGCTTCTGCCCGCCGCGGCGCGAGCCGCCCCCCTTCGACCTCTTTCTCGCCGCCGACCGGCTCTGGGTCGGCTCGGCCTGGGGCGCGGGCCTGCTCACCGCCCTGCAGGCGGAACTCTCCTCCCCCGGCGACCTGCCGCTGCCGGCCGAAATAACCGATGGGCAGCAGCAGGTTCCGGAAAACCTCGAGCAGCTCTTCACGGCGAGCGCCGGTCTGCCCCTCTGGCGGGAGGTGGGAGAGCGCTGTGTCTCCTGCGGCGCCTGTTCGGCCGTCTGTCCCACCTGCTACTGCTACGAAATGAGCGACGAAGCGCTGCCGGACGGCCGGGTGGCCCGGCGGCGCGAGTGGGACAACTGCTTCTTCCGCAACCATGCCCTGGTTGCCGGCGGGCAGAACTTCCGGCCGACCCGCGCCGAGCGGTTGCGCTTCCGCTTTGAGCACAAGATGCTCGGCTTCGGTGCGCTGCGCGGTATCTCCGCTTGCGTCGGCTGCGGCCGCTGCGCCCGGGCCTGTCCGGTGGATATCGACATCTCGGCCGTGCTCGCCGCGCTGGCCGGAGGAAACAAGCCATGATGGTCGCATTTCAGCCGGTGCCGGCGGTCATCGAGGCCATCGACAAAAAGGTTGCCGACAACCATCTCTTCACCTTCCGGCTCTCCGAGTCGATTTCGGTGGCGCCGGGTCAGTTCGTCGAGCTCTCCATCCCGGGCGTCGGAGCCTTTCCCGTATCGACTGCCGCCCACCCCGGCGGTGCAACCTTCCAGGCCTGCATCCGCCGCGCCGGCCGGGTGACCGCGGCCCTCTACCGGCTAGACGAAGGGGCAAACGTCGGCATTCGCGGTCCCTTCGGCCAGGGCTTTCCGCTGGCAGCTTTCGCCGGTCGGGATGTCCTGCTGGTGGCCGGAGGGCTGGGGATGGCCCCCCTGCGGGCTCTGCTGCAGGCGCTGCTGGGAGAGCGGGGGCGGGTAGGGGAGATCATCCTGCTCTACGGCAGCCGAGAGCCGGACGCTATCCTGTTTCGCGATGAACTGGAGGGTCTTGCTGCCGCCGGGACGATCAAGGTCCGCTATTCCGTCGATTTTGCCACCGAGCTCCCCTGGTCGACGGACGCCTATGTCTGCCGGATAGGATTGGTCACCGAACTGCTGCGCGACCTGAGATTCGCGCCGGCGCAGACGGTAGCGGCGGTCTGCGGCCCGCCGTCGCTGTACGGCTGCGTGCTGGAGGATCTGGCCCGGCTCGGCATCGACCCGGAGCGGATCTACGCGACGCTGGAGCGGCGGATGCAGTGCGGCGTCGGCCAGTGCTGCCACTGCGTGACGGCAGGGGTCTTCGTCTGCAGCCAGGGGCCGGTCTTCAGTCTGGCTGAACTGCGGCGCCTGCCCGGCTCGATTTGAAGGTGACCATGAAAAAACTGCGCCTCGCATACGTTCGTTTCACCTCCTGCTGCGGCTGTCAGCTGACGCTGCTCAACTGCGAGGAGCAGTTGGCGGCCATCGACGCGGTGGCGGAGGTGGTCGCCTTCGACATGGCCTCCTCCCGCCCGGACGATGGTGGTCCCCTCGATGCCGTGCTGGTGGAGGGCTCCATCTCCCGGCCCGAGGAACTGGTCGAGCTGCTGCGGCTGCGCCGCCGTGCCGAAATACTGGTGGCGGTCGGCGCCTGCGCCCTGACCGGCGGGGTGAACGTCCTGGCCCATGGCGACCGCATCGAACTCTGCGAAGGGGTTTACGGCGAATGCGCCCGGGAGAAGCTGACCTTTCCGCCGCAGCCGCTCTGCCGCTTCGTGCGGGTCGACCTGCAAGTCGCCGGCTGTCCGCCGGAGCGCAGCGAGCATCTGCAGCTGCTCGGCGCCCTGGCCCGCGGCGGCCTGCCCGCCCTGCCCGAGTATGCGGTCTGCATGGAGTGCCGGCAGCGGGAAAACCTCTGCCTGCTTCTGGAGGCAAAGCAGCCCTGCCTGGGGCCTGTCACCCGGGCCGGGTGCAACGCCCTCTGCCCCAGCTTCGGCGCCATCTGTGAAGGGTGCCGGGGGCCGGTGACCGAGGCGAACCGGGCCGAGGAGTCGCGCTTGCTCCTCGGCCTGGGGCTTTCGGAGCGGGAGGTGCGGGCCAGGCTGGAACGCTTCAGCGGAGCTTCCCATGAAGACCCTTAGCCTGCAGCCGCTCACCCGGGTGGAAGGGCATGGCCGGGTAGAGATGACGGTGCAGACCGGCCGGCTGACTGCCGTCCGGCTGGTTATCACCGAGTCGCCGCGCCTGTTCGAAGCGCTTTTGCTCGGCCGCTCCTGGCAGGAAGTGCCGGCCCTGGTCAGCCGCATCTGCGCCATCTGCTCGGGCGTGCACCGCGTCGCCGCCGCCTCGGCGCTGGAGAGCGCCCTCGGTATTGATATCCCGCCGTTGGCCCGGCGGGTGCGCGAACTGCTGCTGCTCGGCGGGCACATCGAAAGCCATGCCCTGCATCTCTTCTGCCTCACCCTGCCGGATATTGCCGGGACGGAAAGCATCCTCGAGCTGCTGCGTGCCTGCGACCCCCGGGCGCGCGAGGGGTTGGCGCTCAAGGGGCTGGGGAACCATATCCAGGAGCTGGCCGGGGGGCGGGTGATTCACCCGGTGAACGTCGAGGTGGGTGGTGTGGTGCGGCTGCCGCCGCGGGAAAAACTCGAAGCGCTGCTGGCTGAACTGGAGGAATGGTCGGGTCGGCTGCCTCCCCTGGTCGAAGGGTTTGCCGACCGCCGGGGGTACCCGCCTGCTACCCCGGCTCTCGGGACCCGCATTGCCGTCGACTGCGACGATTTCCTGCTGACCGGCCGGTCGCTGCGATTTTCGGACGGCCGTGTCGTTGCCGGCGAGCGCTACGGGGAAGTGCTGGAGGAGAGGGCGGTGCCCTGGTCCAACACCAAACACAGCCGAACGGCGGGGGTGCCGCTGCTCGCCGGGGCGCTGGCACGCTTGGAAAACGCCGCCGGTCGCGCCTTGGCGCCGGTCCTGCCCGAGCCATCCGCTGCAGGCATCCACGGCAATAACCTGGCTCAGGGGCTCGAATTGATTTGGGCGCTGCGGGAGGCCAGGCGACTGGTGCGGGAGTTGCTGGCGGGGGATGCCGACGCCGCCGTCATGGTTGCGGTCCGGGCTGGGGCCGGAGTCGGGACCTGCGTCATCGAGGCCCCGCGCGGCTTGCTGATCCATCATTATGCCCTGGATGACCAGGGGCGGGTGGCGGCGGCCGATATCCTCACCCCCACCGCCATCAATCAGGCCGCCATCGAGGCGCAACTGCTGGCCGACCTGCAGGGCGTAACGGATGAGTCCGTATTGATCGAGCGCGCCGGGCGCATCGTCCGGGCCTACGACCCGTGCATCTCCTGCTCGGTCCATGTATTAAAAGGCTGATGAAAAACGCCCATCTGCGGCGTTGCCCACCCCCTTACCCTACGGGCATCCCCCCTGTGGAACAGGGGGGAAGTCTCGCGAAGCGAGGCAGGGGGGTCGGGCGCCTTGCATCTGGGCATTTTTGATCAGCCTGGAAAATCGGGTTTTTCAGAAGGGTGTGCGGCTGAAGTGGCGCTTGGCCGCATCCTGCAGCTTGCTGACGGCGGCGAAGGCTTCCCGCAGCAGGTCCTGCTCGTTTTTGGAGAGGGTGTAGGGATCGAGATAGTGGCTGGGTTCTTTTCCCTGTTCGATGAGGTGAATCTCGTTGCGCAGGCGCAGGAAGCTCAGGGCTTCGAAAGCGGCCCGAATGTGTTCGGCCGTTTCCGGCGCAAAAACATTGCGTTCCACCAGCCCCTTCAGCCGATCCTGGGTCGTGATGGCCTGCAGTTCCTTTTCCAGGGCAAACATTCGGACGCAGTCGACGATATAGACACTCCCTCCCTGTTTGAGGGAGAGCTCACCCTTGTGCTCTTCCCCCTTCTCGACGATGAACCGGCCCAGCAGTCCCACCGGCACTTTGTAGCGCAGATCGAGTGACATCATGTGGTAGAGGAAGCCGGGGAAATTCCTGATCTCCCGATGGACGATATCCCGCAGTTGGTTAGCCAGTTCCGGGTCGCCTGCCAGCGGGGCGAAATCGAAGAAAATGGAAGAGTAGCGCACTTTCTGGGGCTCAGGATCGTTGACCCAGTCTCTGATCCTGGTCTGCCAGTCGTTCAGGCGGCCCCGCCAGAGGGGGTTGTTGGCCATCACCTTGCCGTGACAGAGGGAATAACCGACGCGGCTGAGGGCATCGACGATCTTTTCAGCCAGGGGGACGAAAAACGCTTCGACTTCGAGCATTTTTGCGTCAGAGACGTTCTCGAATATGAAACCGTGGTCCTGGTCGGGACCGAGCAGCATCTCCCGGCGGCCACCGCTCCCCATGATGAGAAAACAGTGGCGGATGTCGGGCCGTACCCGTCCCTCGGCGGCCATCTCTGCCAGGCAGATTTCATACACCCGCCTGATGATGCCGTGGTGAATGTAGGAGAGGATCTCCATGACTTCCGGCGTGCTGCGCGTCTCCGAGAGTAGACCGCGTGCCACGCCTAGAATCTCGCGGCGGATGGTGACAAGCCCCTCGATGGTTCGTTCCTCGCGGATGTTGCCGAGCAGCAGCATTGCCTTCTGGCTGCGGTAACGCATGATGTCGCGCAGCGTCACGATGCCGACCACCTCGCCGCGGTCGACCACCGGCAGGTGCTTGATGCGGTGGCCGGTCATGTAGGCCAGGGCCTCGTACATGTAAGTGGCCGGCGACATGGCATAGGAGTGAGGACTCATGATCTCCCGGGCGGTCAGCGTCCGGCCGTCGGCGTTCTCCGGCGCAATCACCTTGTCCACCAGGTCCCGGGCGGTGATGATGCCGATCGGCTTGCGGCCGGCATCGATCACCAGGACCGAACTGACGTTCTTTTCAGCCATGCGCCGTGCCACCTGTTTGGCGGTTTCCGTCGGCAGACAGCTTTCCACCGTCGTCGTCATGATTTCCGAGAGACGCTTCTTGAAGGGGTAGGCCTCCATCTGGGTGAGGGCCTCTCTGGAATGGTCGGCGACGATTTCCGAATAAAGCTGCCGGACGCGGGAGAAGACGATGCGTGTGAAATGTTCACTGAGCTGAGGGTAGTCCTTTGCTACCCGCTTCAATAGGTCTTCGGGGATCAGGTAGCAATCCGTTTTCTTGACGGTCCGCGCCCCGCCCGTATAAGGCTCGCCGGTGATAATGGGGGTGCCGCCGAAGAAGGTTCCCTCGCTGCGGTAATCGACCACCATGTCGATGCCGCCGGGGGTCATGACGGTGATTTCCACCAGACCCTCCTTGATGACATAGAGGTAGCCGGTTGGGGGATCGTTCTGTTTGAAGATATGGATGTTCGGCGGATAGGTCTTGAGGATGGCCGCGGTGCGAATTTCCTGAAAGACGTTGGCGGGAAGATGGTTGAACGGTTCGGTATCCTTGAGATGCTTGATCAGACTCATCGAACTACCCGGCAGGGGAGAATAAACGGGACCCCGGTGATGGTGAAAAAGCCTCCCGGTGGGAGGCTTCTGGCCGAACGGTGAGCTCGATTCTATCATCAAACAATAAAATGGCAATCTATTTTAACGGGGCGGAAGAGGGGCCTTACCTCAGGTTAACTTGGCCGTCCCGGCCGGGGGCTCCTCGACGGAACCCGGCATTCTGTGCAGCTTTCGCAGAATGTTGTCCATTTTTGTCGCCGACTCGGGGGTGACCCTGTCCTGGGTGAGGTTGGAGACGACGATATTGATGAGGAAGGCGAGCGGACAGACGACCAGAGCGGAGGAGGTCGCCGGCAGAATGCCTTCAGCTTCGAACATCGGCACCTTCGCAATCCATCCTGCCATGGCGAGCAGGGTCATGCCGAGCCCCCAGACCATGCCGGCCAGCGCTCCGTATTTGTTGGCCTTGCTGTACCAGACCGCCAGCACGACGGCGGGAAAAATGGTGTTGCCCGCGATGGCAAAGGCCATGGCGACGATCTGGGCAATCAGGGCGGGTGGGTTGAGGGCGGTGATGATCACTATGATGCAGAGTACGGCTGTGCAGACGCGGCCGACGAAGAGTGCCTCCCTGTCGTTGCAGTTCGGCTTGAAAACGGTGGCGTACCAGTCGTGGGCGAGGGCCGAAGACCCGGCGATCAGCAGGCCGGCGACGGTAGAGAGCCCGGCGGCCATGGCCCCCGAGGCGAGATAGCCGATGTAGGCGAGCCCCATCCCGGCTTTTTCCGGGGCCGAAAGAATGATGACGTCGGCGACGGCCTTGCCGCCCAGCGGATTCCAGAATTTGCCCATGGCCGCGTAGACCGGGGAGGACCAGTAGAGCAGGCCGATGAAGAAAAGGCCCCAGAGGACCGATTTGCGGGCGACGTCCTCGTTCTTGACGGTGTAGAAGCGGATCATGATGTGGGGCAGACCGGCAGTGCCGACCATCAGGGTGAAGGTCAATGCCACAAACTGGTACAAGGTACCCTCTCCCCACGGGAGGTAGGCCCTGCGGACATTTTCCAGTTCGCCGCCGGTCAACTGGCCGCTGGCAACTTTGCCGTCCATGAGGCCGGAGAGGATGCTGCCGTATTCGAGTTGGGGCAGGAGGCCGATGCCGCCGGCC containing:
- a CDS encoding 4Fe-4S dicluster domain-containing protein, coding for VLRPISWDEAFGTIQTALARSREQGRRSVYLAGRTTGSLASLIEASCNALGVERLAEFEPWSHAALRQAYGLLFGQKELPQFRLEAADFLLTLGTDLLEAFVSPVDFARQIAVRKGKSGFRWVHAEPHLSLTGVNADMRLVLRPGSESALLLWLLHRFAVAGPRRPLPAEVLAALPDLPTGDAVRLTGLTEDQLAHLAEGMNRAASPLVLAGGIATAGEGGLATAVLAGLLQWAGGSLGSTVDFARAENYAGVGSLLDLERLAKRLQQQEIGVFFVARTNPVFHAPATLAFAERLKSAALRVGLTDVLDETARELDLLLPLSHSQESWGDAEPRRGVRTLVRPAVAPLHDTRSEGDVLLGLRRSSGESVAESYQDHLFEEWRRRFSRQDLESFAVRGFVEEAVPPVEVRLATAAVAVFLQQLTLPAAATGPVLIVVPSIRRFDGRSRPLALLAEIPDPLTTITYGGWVSISAEDARRLGVGDGDELRLSAGEWSAVLPAKLQPGLAVGVFVVQRDLLEPAPPGFDPRTGEAAASLGIRIEKTGGRQKLPILAGSPSQHGRGLIPDPVHRQEEHKHISLYPEHAHAGHRWAMVIDLSLCIGCAACVAACYVENNVPVVGREDHLHGREMSWLRIEPFYDESGHPEFLPMLCQHCHYAPCEPVCPVYAAYHNPEGLNVQVYNRCIGTRYCSHNCPYKVRRFNWWTHRPAEPLERMRNPDLSARTRGMMEKCTFCVQRIRAAKDRAKDDGRPVRDGEVVTACAQSCPTGAIVFGDLNDAASRVAALAQSERAYRVFEQLGTEPSVRYLKKG
- the nrfD gene encoding NrfD/PsrC family molybdoenzyme membrane anchor subunit, with translation MRDEATEISASGRLETDVLAGMRRPGLRYLAAVGLCALLALMLFALWGGMALTGMGLSGKNNPVGWAMLITNFVFWVGIAHSGTLISAVLFLFRARFRTSFNRSAEAMTIFALMVAGLFPLIHLGRVWVFYFLLPYPSERLIWPNFRSPLVWDVFAVTTYMIVSIVFFYVGMIPDLAIARRRLPGLPGKIYGLLSLGWQGTLRQWRHYGRLYLFLAAFATPLVASVHSIVSWDFAVSIVPGWHTTIFAPYFVAGAIFSGTAMVLTLTIPMRRLLHLEPYITVDHFEAIAKILLFTSLIITYTYIVEHGLAFYGHNPFERDQYLYRMFGDYRLLFAIMIVCNSLLPLTLFVRRLRRSLPWLLVLGVLVNIGMWLERFVIIVASLAHDYDPYAWGTYNFSWVEFGISVGSFGLFFLLFLLFARLLPVLAVTEIKEHS
- a CDS encoding quinol:electron acceptor oxidoreductase subunit ActD — translated: MARFVCESREEFLERLRGLVDAGADPQTIHVRMPFYVPEAMQILGERPDRLRFFPLVGGIAGFGSGLALTIYSVLSWPIIVGGKPIVSLPPFLLIGYLLTILFGAVGSFAGFLLLARLPSGRGLAADGEFPERFIIIVETGEGE
- a CDS encoding 4Fe-4S dicluster domain-containing protein; this encodes MRSWAFQAGFEDRLLQSLRGDYRVLAPVRGTDGVVRLQPVRSWAELSPAGLPLIPLKKVVFPPHDVLWTLMEYEYREPAPSSVPVALVGIAPCDLYALAYLDLVFADDPHYQRRRQNLLLIGSNCRPTPECFCPPRREPPPFDLFLAADRLWVGSAWGAGLLTALQAELSSPGDLPLPAEITDGQQQVPENLEQLFTASAGLPLWREVGERCVSCGACSAVCPTCYCYEMSDEALPDGRVARRREWDNCFFRNHALVAGGQNFRPTRAERLRFRFEHKMLGFGALRGISACVGCGRCARACPVDIDISAVLAALAGGNKP
- a CDS encoding FAD/NAD(P)-binding protein — encoded protein: MMVAFQPVPAVIEAIDKKVADNHLFTFRLSESISVAPGQFVELSIPGVGAFPVSTAAHPGGATFQACIRRAGRVTAALYRLDEGANVGIRGPFGQGFPLAAFAGRDVLLVAGGLGMAPLRALLQALLGERGRVGEIILLYGSREPDAILFRDELEGLAAAGTIKVRYSVDFATELPWSTDAYVCRIGLVTELLRDLRFAPAQTVAAVCGPPSLYGCVLEDLARLGIDPERIYATLERRMQCGVGQCCHCVTAGVFVCSQGPVFSLAELRRLPGSI
- a CDS encoding nickel-dependent hydrogenase large subunit, translated to MKTLSLQPLTRVEGHGRVEMTVQTGRLTAVRLVITESPRLFEALLLGRSWQEVPALVSRICAICSGVHRVAAASALESALGIDIPPLARRVRELLLLGGHIESHALHLFCLTLPDIAGTESILELLRACDPRAREGLALKGLGNHIQELAGGRVIHPVNVEVGGVVRLPPREKLEALLAELEEWSGRLPPLVEGFADRRGYPPATPALGTRIAVDCDDFLLTGRSLRFSDGRVVAGERYGEVLEERAVPWSNTKHSRTAGVPLLAGALARLENAAGRALAPVLPEPSAAGIHGNNLAQGLELIWALREARRLVRELLAGDADAAVMVAVRAGAGVGTCVIEAPRGLLIHHYALDDQGRVAAADILTPTAINQAAIEAQLLADLQGVTDESVLIERAGRIVRAYDPCISCSVHVLKG
- a CDS encoding putative nucleotidyltransferase substrate binding domain-containing protein, yielding MSLIKHLKDTEPFNHLPANVFQEIRTAAILKTYPPNIHIFKQNDPPTGYLYVIKEGLVEITVMTPGGIDMVVDYRSEGTFFGGTPIITGEPYTGGARTVKKTDCYLIPEDLLKRVAKDYPQLSEHFTRIVFSRVRQLYSEIVADHSREALTQMEAYPFKKRLSEIMTTTVESCLPTETAKQVARRMAEKNVSSVLVIDAGRKPIGIITARDLVDKVIAPENADGRTLTAREIMSPHSYAMSPATYMYEALAYMTGHRIKHLPVVDRGEVVGIVTLRDIMRYRSQKAMLLLGNIREERTIEGLVTIRREILGVARGLLSETRSTPEVMEILSYIHHGIIRRVYEICLAEMAAEGRVRPDIRHCFLIMGSGGRREMLLGPDQDHGFIFENVSDAKMLEVEAFFVPLAEKIVDALSRVGYSLCHGKVMANNPLWRGRLNDWQTRIRDWVNDPEPQKVRYSSIFFDFAPLAGDPELANQLRDIVHREIRNFPGFLYHMMSLDLRYKVPVGLLGRFIVEKGEEHKGELSLKQGGSVYIVDCVRMFALEKELQAITTQDRLKGLVERNVFAPETAEHIRAAFEALSFLRLRNEIHLIEQGKEPSHYLDPYTLSKNEQDLLREAFAAVSKLQDAAKRHFSRTPF